The region CGACACTGTCGCCGCTGCTGTGCGTCCAGGAAAGCGCGCCTCCAGCTTTCGGATCGGCCTGCGCCACGGGCGCCATCCATTCGGTCAGCAGCTCGGCGTCGGTCAACAACGCGTACACGCGCGCCGGCGGCGCGTCGATGAACAGCCGCTGCTCGACCAGCTTCACGCCGACGTTCGCTTCCGACCGCGCGTCGGCACCTGCGCTTCGGCACGCGTCTTGAGCGAGTCGAGTCGGTCGCCCCACAGCTCGTCCAACGCGGCGCGAACCTCGGCCAACCGCTGCAGATCGACGTGGTAGAGG is a window of Acidimicrobiia bacterium DNA encoding:
- a CDS encoding helix-turn-helix domain-containing protein, whose product is DEERSASELAEVAGLSPSAASPHLKLLRTTGLMHVRVDAKRRLYHVDLQRLAEVRAALDELWGDRLDSLKTRAEAQVPTRGRKRTSA